The DNA region GAGAAATGTGGAAATTTTAAGTCTTCAGAGGCCTGATAGTACAGAGCTctaatatttgtttttctctgaGAAGGACTTGTAAAAAAGAAGTTGAATGAACTACTCAGTCAAGTAGGAAAAGTTTGAATCTTGTTTTCTATGTGAAAGTGGGGCTCTGATATTAGCCCCACAAAGAAGCAGCAGCTACGATGTTCTTACATTTCTATAatgattttcccatttttttatcAACCCACTAATTTTATGTggcatttatatttttctcataaGAACACAGCTGTCCTGACATAAATTCTGCTCACTTGGGGCTTCAAAGTTCAGTGCCAAATTTAATGTTATAAATTTCTGGGTAAAGTGAAAACAAGAGCTGTGGATTGTCTTGAGGAAGAAGGGGTAGAACTAGAAGGACACTGGAAAAGATAGATATGATATTGGATGACAATATCCAATTATAGTATTGCATTGTAgaggtttaaaattttttgtgaaattttttGTCTGAATAAGACTCAAAGTCTGAATAAGACTCAAAGTCtgatatgtttttttttgtttgctttattttttgtttgttttttatttgaggtactgggggcagctgattgatcccaggaccttgtacataggaagctgtccctcaaccattgagccacaatggctcctctgagttgatttttttattttgttgttgtttgtttgtttgttgttttaggagacaccagtAAATGAGCCCGGAATCTCCTATgtggaaacaggcactcaactgcttgagccacttctgctcggCGTAATAGGTTTTTTATCTCACATGTTATGGTAAATTCCATGTAATAAATTCCAAACTAAAccctaaacaaaacaaacttcTTAATTCTGTATGCTAAtgcatcttttctttccttattatacTTCAGTTATATTAGAGATCTTACTTTGGAGATGAGTCTTGTTATGCGTACTATACACACTATATTCTATGACCATATCTTATAAGCTCAAAAgtttaaataagaaaagaaactCAGGAAAAATTTATCTCCTCATTAACCTGAATCAAGAAGACACAGTTTACTTGGACAAAATGATTTTGCTTATTAGCAAACTGGAGTCATTCATAAGTTATTTTATTAAACCATGCTAGTTGAGATATGATAACATTGAGGGGAACTCCTGTGGTAGAATTAAGTTTTTGCTTCTGTTTGGCCTTTTTAGTTCCCatccattgttttttctttttttctttctttttgatgtgTAAAGAAATAGTATCAGTAATTTGTTCCaacctttctttttgtctttgaaaGTCATTGTTTACTTACTCTTTTCTAGACAGTGTATAAAAGCAATCCTAAATTACAAgtgggtttatttttaaatatattgataaGACTACTGTTCAAACTTACAAGCATTTTCTTTTCGGAACAATTGTGATTTTATTCTTAAACCATTCTATGAAACCACATATTAGCTAATAATACTATTTAATTACCTTTTAAgcaataattatatattatttgcATGGGAActtttattcataatttttactTAGGATTCCAAGGATAGAGTTATCTGGGGCTTGTTCAAGGCAAAGGAATTGAGGATGATGGAGAGTGGTAAAATATTCCtggatttcaataaattttaaagctttttgtCTCTGAAGTAACATAGGAAAAGTTATTTCTTTGTTTAGGTTGACCATTCCTCATGCATTCCTTATGGGCAAGTAGAGGGGAATTTCCACGTGAAGGTCAACACTTAGGGCTCAAACTCCTCCAATGGTGGTTAACACACATGTATTACTGGTAAGCAGAATCCATTGTATGTTGCTCTCagtcacttgaaaaaaatgtaattttaaactGATCAATAGGTTGCctcttaaatttaaaatgaattgaaACTTTCAATCTAAGGAATAGGAAACTGAGTCTTCCATACTTAATTAAAGAGGACCTTGTTTTTCTAAGGTCAATCtgtgtatattattattattgttattatttatgagGTAatggagattgaactcaggaccttgtacaaggTAAGTGTGCACTTAACTGCTGATCTACATCCATTTCCTAtgtgtatattattttaaaaactcctcTAGGAATTTTAGACATCACATCTCAGATTCTGACTTCTTGCTTTATTCCAGTCTCAAAAATTTATTGAGCTTTTtaagaattaatttttgttttttccccacaaAGCTAATTTGTGATATGAcaagataggtaggtagatagatccATAGaaacatagacacagagaaactGAGGGGAAAACATTAAGTCTAATAGAAAGAAACTCAGGTTCTGTAGGTTCTTGTTTGAGGAATAGAACTGTAGGTCTAAttgcaaacacacacaaaaattcacATGTGAGTCAATAATgtggtaaaaaaaattaatgatgagAAAAATATCCATTAGCGATGATCAAGAATATGAAAATTTACTCTATTGGGCATCACTTAATATATTCATAAGAGTGTTCCTGTTAGTATTTACATGCTTAACATGgtttaaaatgtgtttaattttgtagAAAACCAGAGCCATCCCACCAGTTCAGCCTGGATCCCCATGGAAGTGGCTAACAATGTCACTGAGTTTATATTCTTGGGACTCTCCCAAGAACCTGCCACGCAGCTAACGTTCTTTGCTCTCTTTCTGCTCGTCTACATCGTGATCATGGTGGGAAATCTGCTCATCTTGCTCACAGTATTTTCCGATCCCCggctccacacacccatgtatttcttcctcagtaacCTATCCTTTGTGGACATCGCCTACTCCTCAGCCACGGCACCCAAGATGATTGCAGACTTTGTTTCTGAGAAGAAAACCATTTCCTACTGGGGCTGTGTGACTCAGATGTTCACCTTCCACTTTTTCGGCTGCGCTGAGATTTTCATCCTGACGGTCATGGCTTTTGACCGATACGCTGCCATCTGCCAGCCTCTGCGTTACAGCACCATCATGAGCGCCAAGATGTGCGCCGTGCTGGCGGCAGTGTCCTGGCTGGGGGCCCTGGGCCATTCCTTCGTTCAGACCTTCTTGACCTTTCAACTGCCCTTCTGCAATGCTCAAGTCATTGACCACTACTTTTGTGATGTCCACCCAGTCCTAAAACTTGCCTGTGCCGATACAACCCTGGTGAATATGTTGGTGATCGCCAACAGCGGTTCCATCTCCCTggtgtgtttcctcatccttttgGCCTCCTATACGGCTATTTTATTTAGCCTCCGGAAGCGGTCTGCAGAGAGCCGGCGCAAGGCCCTCTCCACCTGTGGAACGCATCTGACTGTGGtaactttcttctttgtcccttgtatgTTTATCTATCTCCGCCCATCCACGACCTTCCCGCTGGATAAGGCTGTGTCTGTGTTCTATACAACCATCACCCCAATGCTCAACCCACTCATCTACACGCTGAGGAATGAGGATGTGAAGAATGCCATGAAGCGACTATGGGATCGCAAGGTCTCCTTGAGGGAAAAGCAGAAGGATAGTTTGTCATAATTGTAAAACCAAATAATGAGGTGATACTTTCCAAGATCATCATAGACCAAAATGATGGAAATGTCCCTAAAACTCTACAGTCCCATACTTTCATTTAATGGGAATAATTGAGGccattttatttctatctttgcGTGAGCCAAGCTTACACCTTTCCATACTGCTGAGGTTTATTTTCTTCAAGAGTGGAAGAGTGAGTAATGTATTAGTGTCTCATTTGTTTTAGATCACTTCAATTTAAATAAAGCTCTCCTAAAGTACAGTACAATGATTTAGAACagggttaaaaaagaaagatatcaaTGAAGAATCAGATCATTTCTTCCAGAAACATAAGTTTAACTTCCCAGGGACTGTGTTTTGTTCcatccctcctcctctctctctcttctactccttttctctctcctttccttccgtcctttcttccttctttctgtccTTTCCCCATCCaccccctctctcctctctctcctctccttttcttccttttccttttctagtCCTTTCTCACAAATATCACACAGTCTTGTAGGACAAACAGGTTCATAAAATGATCATTGTAATACAATGTATCAAACACAGACATACAAATATTCATTGCACACAGTGAAGAGGGTTAGTGTACCTGACAAAATGCCCAAAGGATGGTATctgcagaggaaaaaaaaaagaacattttctattttttgatggagaaaaaaggatatttttaaagatCCTTTTGTGGACTTTACAGAATCTCTGCCACCCTAGTCCTAAAATAGTAGTTCTACTGACACCAATGTTACCATTTTTCAATACACAGAATGAATTGATTAAGGTAACTATAAAATAAATTGACATATGTACTATTGAAATGACTATGTCAAGGAGATGTATCTCTGATAAATTTAGGTAAAACTGTTTTCAAACTAAAGACAGGCAAATGGAATGAATATTTTTTTGAGTGATGTTCTTAGTGAAGATGGAGAATAGCTGGTTATTCTCAGCACttcataaaaacttatttttattctaatttcttctttagaTCTGGTCTCATGACTTATCTCTCTCAAGGattcttccttgatttttttaatacaaatttttttttctctctgcctttaGCAATCTTGTTATAGTTTATAATGTGTCAGGCacttaattttctcctttttttttttttaaatggattttacCTCATCTTCCTAACTTACCaatggttaaaataatatatctTATTTCTTTCCCACTGCACAGAGCTGGCTGCACAGTAAGTATTTGTGACAGTGTCTGTTGTTGTTTCCTCAACAACTGTTGGGTCTTTTTTCTTTGGTAACAGAGAATCTATCTTATTTTAGTGGCCCAGCTAAAATATTGCATTTACTAGTCTCTCTTTTCCAGTTAGAAGTGACCAATATGATGTTAGCAGTAGTTGATCAGTAAGACTTTTGAGAACTATTCAAAATGGTTTCTTTATATTTAACCCATCCTTACATGACTATCATTAACattttcttgtatttccttatagTTGTTTTCAATATTATTCTTTCTCTCCAAAAGGgtcattctgttttttaaatatctgatttttaaaaagtaaacaacaaaTACACTGAAATTATAATTACATGTTGGTTACAttagtttttcctttccttttaagacctaagaaaataataataataaatattaacaataataacaacagcaaaaatGTTTAGACCcacaagaacaaagaaaacaggaCACAAGTTATTTAGATGTAAAAAAAGAGATTCAAACAAACGTTAGAGCATAGAAGTCAAAGAAATGACAGCTAATTGACAGGTGTAGAAATCTACATCTAAAGTACCAACTAAGAAGAATACTGAGGAGAAGTGCACAGAGTCATTTACTGTCATCCCTGTGTTGCCAGGATACCCAGGTAGGGGGGATAGTGAGGTTTAGGCTGACAATAGGGATACTAAGAGAAAGAAATGGTTCCATGTTGAAACATCTCTCTCCACACCTCACTCCTAGATGCTCACTGGGAACTAATACCTCACAAACAGAATACTGGCCCCTTCTCTCAATTGAAATGGTTGCCTCTGTACTTGAACCCTAACCAATTAGTAAGCTCTGCTCTGTTGATCCAGAGCTTCTGGTCAAATTATTGATGATTCTTTATTTAATATACACAAGACATTTGAGGAAAACTCCTACAGAAGAAAAAAGTATGTGTTTTGGAAGCCCAAAAGGATGTTGGAAATCAGAGATAACATTAGTAAGAGAAACTTCTAAAAACCATTAACATCTTCACAAtaacaagagaaaatatttgccatctTGGAATGAAAATCGAaggttttataaataaaaagtggGAG from Dasypus novemcinctus isolate mDasNov1 chromosome 3, mDasNov1.1.hap2, whole genome shotgun sequence includes:
- the LOC101438196 gene encoding olfactory receptor 4S2-like; the encoded protein is MEVANNVTEFIFLGLSQEPATQLTFFALFLLVYIVIMVGNLLILLTVFSDPRLHTPMYFFLSNLSFVDIAYSSATAPKMIADFVSEKKTISYWGCVTQMFTFHFFGCAEIFILTVMAFDRYAAICQPLRYSTIMSAKMCAVLAAVSWLGALGHSFVQTFLTFQLPFCNAQVIDHYFCDVHPVLKLACADTTLVNMLVIANSGSISLVCFLILLASYTAILFSLRKRSAESRRKALSTCGTHLTVVTFFFVPCMFIYLRPSTTFPLDKAVSVFYTTITPMLNPLIYTLRNEDVKNAMKRLWDRKVSLREKQKDSLS